In Campylobacter sp. 2014D-0216, the following proteins share a genomic window:
- the rplQ gene encoding 50S ribosomal protein L17, producing MRHRHGYRKLGRTSTHRAALLKNLTIAIIKAGKIETTLPKAKELRGYVERLITRARKGDFNAHRAVFASLQDKEATNKLVTEIAPKFADRNGGYTRIIKTRIRRGDAAEMAFIEFVA from the coding sequence ATGAGACATAGACATGGATATAGAAAGTTAGGTCGCACTTCTACTCACCGTGCAGCCTTATTAAAAAACCTTACCATTGCTATTATTAAAGCAGGTAAAATAGAAACAACATTACCTAAAGCAAAAGAATTAAGAGGTTATGTTGAAAGATTAATCACTCGTGCAAGAAAAGGTGACTTTAATGCCCATAGAGCAGTGTTTGCTAGCTTACAAGATAAAGAAGCTACCAATAAACTTGTAACAGAAATCGCACCTAAATTTGCAGATAGAAACGGTGGTTACACAAGAATTATCAAAACAAGAATTCGCCGTGGCGATGCTGCAGAGATGGCTTTCATCGAATTTGTAGCTTAA
- the hisG gene encoding ATP phosphoribosyltransferase gives MQENSRLRIAIQKSGRLSKDSIALLESIGVKLRIHDQSLIAFSTNLPIDLLRVRDDDIPGLIFDGVVDLGIVGENVLEENELERKSKNENAEFIMLKKLDFGGCRLSLALPEKSEYKGIESFRNLRIATSYPQLLKRFMEENNIAYKTCMLTGSVEVAPSANLADGICDLVSSGATLKANGLKEVMVIYKSKACIIQRKESLASHKQELIDKLLIRISGVMQARESKYIMLHAPIEKLEKITALLPGVEKPTILPLENDKAKVALHMVSQENLFWETMEALKKEGASAILVLPIEKMLS, from the coding sequence ATGCAAGAAAATTCGAGATTACGCATTGCTATACAAAAATCAGGTCGCTTAAGTAAAGATTCCATTGCTTTGCTTGAATCTATAGGCGTAAAACTTCGTATACATGATCAAAGTTTAATAGCTTTTTCCACTAATTTACCCATTGACTTGCTTCGAGTAAGAGATGATGATATACCAGGATTAATTTTTGATGGTGTGGTAGATCTTGGGATAGTTGGAGAAAATGTTTTAGAAGAAAATGAACTAGAAAGAAAATCAAAAAACGAAAACGCAGAATTTATCATGCTTAAAAAACTTGATTTTGGAGGGTGTCGTTTGTCTTTGGCACTTCCTGAAAAGAGTGAGTATAAAGGTATTGAAAGTTTTAGAAATTTACGCATAGCCACTTCTTATCCACAGCTTTTAAAACGCTTTATGGAAGAAAACAATATCGCATATAAAACATGTATGCTAACAGGTTCGGTAGAAGTAGCACCTAGTGCAAATTTGGCCGATGGAATTTGTGATTTGGTTTCAAGTGGAGCTACTTTAAAAGCTAATGGACTTAAAGAAGTGATGGTGATTTATAAATCCAAAGCATGCATTATCCAAAGAAAAGAAAGCCTAGCTTCACACAAACAAGAACTAATCGATAAATTACTCATTAGAATTAGCGGTGTTATGCAAGCAAGGGAGTCAAAATACATTATGCTGCATGCGCCTATTGAAAAGCTTGAAAAAATCACAGCTTTATTACCAGGTGTTGAAAAGCCTACGATTTTACCTTTGGAAAATGATAAAGCCAAAGTTGCACTACATATGGTTAGTCAGGAAAATTTATTTTGGGAAACTATGGAAGCTTTGAAAAAAGAAGGTGCAAGTGCTATTTTGGTTTTACCTATTGAAAAAATGCTCTCTTAA
- the hisD gene encoding histidinol dehydrogenase translates to MQILDFEKLSKSEQEIALSRPAINANSQVKVIVEEIIEDVKANKDEALKQMAIKFDKVELNSIKLSDEELSDLAEQIDDELKHAIKIAYENIYKFHKAQESQTITVQTFEGVTCKVLTRAIEKVGLYIPGGLAPLFSTALMLAIPAKIAQCKFIALASPAPLHPAIAFVARLCEVDAVYQIGGAGAIAAFAYGTQSVKKVDKIFGPGNAFVTEAKKQVNNHGVAIDMQAGPSEVLVLADEFANAQFIASDLLSQAEHGADSQAILVCTSEKLAKEVDKEVALQLEKLSRKEIALKSLAHSKIILAKDIKHAISISNDYAPEHLIIHTQNPSSLIEKITHAGSVFLGEYSPESMGDYASGTNHVLPTYGFARSYSSLGLADFMKRMTVQELSKEGFKKLGPVVEVLAAAEGLDGHKNAVSIRLESLK, encoded by the coding sequence ATGCAAATACTTGATTTTGAAAAACTTAGCAAAAGTGAACAAGAAATAGCGTTAAGTCGCCCTGCTATCAATGCAAACTCACAAGTAAAAGTTATAGTAGAAGAAATCATCGAAGATGTTAAAGCAAACAAAGATGAGGCTTTAAAGCAAATGGCGATAAAATTTGACAAAGTTGAGTTAAACTCTATCAAGCTAAGCGATGAAGAGCTTAGTGATTTAGCAGAACAAATTGATGATGAGTTAAAGCATGCTATTAAAATAGCTTATGAAAATATCTACAAATTTCACAAAGCACAAGAGAGTCAAACTATAACGGTGCAAACCTTTGAAGGTGTAACATGCAAGGTGCTAACAAGAGCTATTGAAAAAGTGGGGCTTTATATTCCAGGAGGTTTGGCACCACTTTTTTCAACTGCACTTATGCTAGCTATCCCTGCTAAGATCGCACAATGCAAATTTATCGCTTTAGCTTCTCCTGCACCTTTGCACCCCGCTATTGCTTTTGTAGCAAGACTTTGTGAGGTAGATGCGGTATATCAAATTGGTGGTGCAGGAGCCATAGCAGCATTTGCCTACGGAACGCAAAGTGTGAAAAAAGTCGATAAAATTTTTGGACCAGGAAATGCCTTTGTCACTGAAGCTAAAAAACAAGTAAACAACCATGGAGTTGCCATTGATATGCAAGCAGGGCCTTCAGAAGTGTTAGTTTTAGCAGATGAGTTTGCTAATGCTCAATTTATAGCATCAGATTTGCTTTCACAGGCTGAACACGGAGCAGATTCTCAAGCGATTTTAGTTTGTACTAGTGAAAAATTAGCTAAAGAAGTGGATAAAGAAGTTGCTTTGCAACTAGAAAAACTCTCGCGCAAAGAAATCGCTTTAAAGTCTTTAGCACATTCTAAAATCATTCTTGCTAAAGATATAAAACACGCTATAAGTATTTCAAATGACTATGCACCAGAGCATTTGATCATTCATACGCAAAATCCATCTAGTTTGATCGAAAAGATCACGCACGCAGGTTCGGTATTTTTAGGTGAGTATTCTCCAGAATCTATGGGAGATTATGCAAGTGGGACAAATCATGTTTTACCAACTTATGGTTTTGCAAGATCGTATTCTTCTTTAGGGCTTGCGGATTTTATGAAAAGAATGACTGTGCAAGAACTAAGTAAAGAAGGCTTTAAAAAGCTTGGACCTGTAGTGGAGGTTTTGGCAGCAGCTGAAGGACTTGATGGGCACAAAAATGCTGTAAGTATAAGATTAGAAAGCTTAAAATGA